cgaaactaaaagagatagaaaaaaagtagcttacatgtcatgatctcgtttttcgagaaaatgctaatgccgaaaactccgaacagctatcgtcttttgttttcgccctatcggcaaaaactgaaaattttgcgaaaacgacaatagcgaatatctcacttattatcaaagatggagtattataaataaaacattatatgggcaactttttacgaagaattcagtggcgtaggtagaatttttttcccatcttttattttcgagatttgagacataactttatttttttaaatggaaaccatagttggctatgacctaaaataatttgttattttcttctgataacaaatatttatagtttgtggggtatatttcttatagttattgaataattaacagaaattcattttgttctatctaaaactaatgtatgtatttaaaagttaatgttgctatggtgataaccatacatactatgatggaacataatgtatcaattttttttgttctttctaaaactattgtatgtatttaaaacttaatgttgttatggtgataacaatgccacgatggaaaacattgggtacgttcagcaggtgtcaacagttgaattaaatcagtcagctagttgtatgagctttaatacagcggaacgaaatcggctgaacaagcaattgagaattagcagttcagcataacctaaaactatggccaacaataatatttttgaaaattttgtgttattacaagagataatggatgatgatgttgattttaaggctcattttatacagttctgccagttttcaaaattaaagggaagaaacaaaaaatattaatcctaaCCTAGAATTTCACAACCGCTGACAAACTAAGCGCAGATTACTTACGCTGAGATATTTACTAAACTGCTGCGTAACAGCGCTGACTTAGCATATCGTTCAGCCGCGACTGCTAATATAGCAACTTAACAGTTGACACCGGCTGAACGTGcccattgtttataattattgccaaagtttgtagtagtatttaaaaattcactgacaactctggcattatgtgctggtgctccgtcatattgaaaatatatcatttgagacttatttaatggcaaattgtcgaccaaaggcacaatgtgctgccttgatatattgaggtattacctgagtttaagtttttatggtggatactatatgccaacattctattatctaaaagggcacaccatacattgaacctcaaccttctttgaacactcagagacttcattggtccagatgatattttgaacaaacagcagattatttaatttttctaaatatcatctacaaaattctaatcttagattgacatctcctgcacgtaaataatgagttaggcccgctttgtatggtttatacatatttttctttcatattcggaaGTAGCggtttttgggtcagacgtcttgttcaatttctctgcaagatgttgatggatttatcgaTTATATATTGAtgaccaaaaatctattaaattttctgctaaccggctgaaggttcttacgtgcggttgtcttctttctgaataccttgtgaaatataattccgcggctaacgtcgcattcttatctgataacatatagcattccatcatgttacattttcataattttcgaagttcattgtaaagttttatttagttttattatactttgacacctaacatgctggtgcattATACCAGctcataatgccagagttgttatcgaatttttaaatacaaactttggcaattatttgatacattatgttccatcatagtatgtatggttatcaccatagcaacattaatttttaaatacatacattatgtttagatagaacaaaatgaatttttgttaattattcaataactataagaaatatgccccacaaactatatatatttgttatcagaagaaaataacaaattattttaggtcatagccaactatggtttccatttaaaaaaataaagttacgtcaaaaatctcgaaaataaaaaatgggaaaaaaattctacctacgccactaaattcttcgtaaaaagttgcccatataatgttttatttataatactccatctttgataataagtgagatattcgcgattgtcgttttcgcataattttcagtttttgccgataggacgaaaacaaaagacgatagctgttcggagttttcggcattagcattttctcgaaaaacgagatcatgacatgtaagctactttttttctatctcttttagtttcggagatagcctatgcggacatcgaaattgggacacctgtacagccctcggaatgacaccgtgttcggctcgttgtttatgcacgtgtgaacgcccgaaagtctagcccccaatatgaaaaaattaatttcaactaaatcgactataattagagaacggtttgacggattttaatgttttataccTCAATCGATAGCTTTcgtctggctgaatgcggttgtcgaaatgcccgtttcgaaatatttaaggattttgattaaaacacaaaaaacgaattaatcaaacacatcaattatctccttaactaattgaccaattttagttatcaacatctcaatcgaaagtatgatctacaatgaatgcgaaggtggaaatgctcaatttcaaaatttactaattacctgcGTACGGCTATTGAAATGGctggaagtctagcccccaaactttcgattgagatataaaacattaaaatcggtcaaaccgttctctaattatagtcgatttagtttaaattatctttgttATATTGGGGGATAGactttcttttgcaggaagtgttaaacattgaaatttgattagtgcgttttattttagtaaaatgacgtaagttttatttgaaatgtttcgagaaaacgagtaatttttttattgaaaggttgagttttaaaccaaaaaacgatttaaaaccgcttcggcccgtcgtctttacattttttgtttattcacctccagtattccttcttccaataaattaaggaggggatgtttggaagttgattcgctaataacgcattttagttgatatgcgggcatttaagggtgataaagtagtttagaaaaataaaactttttatttgaattaagtgataaatgcgtgctatatttatgctaagtgttaggtgatgttagtgatgtgatataggaCATCAtgggattgctattttatggatgttaaaaggtatcgtattaattcattttttttgtcacaacaAATTAGTTTATCGTTTCTgtccagctgagcttcgaagtaaaatccaagggaaacaacatccattcggtgagtcgttttcaattttattaattgatcaaaACATATCGAGAAAATTCGTGATTtgaactttgtaatttttagagataaaaaccgtttgaacgCTCCTTgtatttgtgcttgaaaaacggtaccattccataaatttttgcattttgtgcttgaaaaattataaagctttaatcaacattgtcaaaacatgaaataatttgaaatggaGTGTAAACCACTTCAAATAATACTAGtattattcaaactttttaatggggagtctctttttttttgtatcaaataaaacgatttcttCGGGAATTTTTTGCTAccaaattatgtggtatttcaatttaatcttttgcatatgttttcttgatatatttacttatttaaaaagaattgtttatagaaaataatctttacattgTCCCTCAACCAAGTTGGTACGTGGATTGTCTAAGTTGCTGGTTGACACAATATCTATCCTTGAAATGATCTGaatctcaaaaatcaaattatgttCTTTTCTATACATGTACATACTTGTGATTATCgtttgaactagaactaagcaaaaaaaaacgttattggcaaaatggcgcctagtcaaattaagataatcgattttgttcttcaaatcgataagtttatctcaaaaaaaatcatgtgtATATCGTATCAGTTTCTCTGTACGGTCAGTCATAGGATAGAAAGATGCTATTTGAAAGtgcaattcaaatttcaagtCAATCGAATGagtagttttttaggaatcatGTTAACCAGATGTAAAAaggatgtttcgagaaaaatgcacTTACAGTTTCATGTAATAGAATGTTATGCGTGTATACGccttgttaatttaatgtttatatcttctacattcagccagacgcaagcttttcatttgagatataaaacattaaaattggtcaaaccgttctttagttatagcgaatttaatcaaattaattttttcttattgggggctagacttccagtcggTAGATACGTGGAGTCATTTAAATAACCGTACGTAGGTAattattagtaaattttaatatcgGGCATTTCcgccttcgcattcattgtggttcatactttcgatcgagatgttgatgattAAAATTGGTCAACTAGTTAAGgggataattgatgtgtttgattaattcgttttttgtgttttagtcaaaatccttaaatatttcgaatcgggcatttcgacaaccgCATTCAGTCAGACACATActtttaattgagatataaaacattaaaacccGTCAAACCATTCTCTAATTACAGtctatttagtttaaattatctttgttATATTGGGGGATAGACTTTCTTTAGCAGGAAGTGTTGAACATTGAAGttcgattagtgcgttttattttagtaaaatgacgtaagttttatttgaaatgtttcgagaaaacgagtaatttttttattgaaaggttgagttttaaaccaaaaaacgatttaaaaccgcttcagCCCGTCgtcttcacattttttgtttattcacctccagtattccttcttcccacaataaattaaggaggggatgtttggaagttgattcgctaataacgcattttagttgatatgcgggcatttaagggtgataaagtagtaAGTAGTAagtaaaacttattacttacattaagtgataaatgcgtgctatatttatgctaagtgttaggtgatattagtgatgtgatataggaCATCAtgggattgctattttatggatgttgaAGGATGtgaaggtatcgtattaattctttttttttgtcacaataaattaatttatctgttctttccagctgagcttcgaagtaaaatccaagggaaacaacatctattcggtgagtcgttttcaattttattaattgaccaaaacatatcgggaaaattcgcgatttgaacggtgtaatCTTTCCAGATAAAAACCGTCTGAACGCTACTCACtggatttgtgcttgaaaaacggtactattcaataaatttttgcattttgtgtttgaaaaattataaagctttaattatcaacattgtcaaaacatttaataatttgaaattgagtgtaaaccactccaaaaaatactagtataatctaattcaaactttttaatgggggagtttctttttttttgtatcaaataaaatgatttctttgggaattttttgctaccaaattatgtggtatttcaatttaatcttttgcatatgttttcatgatatagttacttatttaaaaagaattgtttatagaaaataatctttacattgTCCCTCAACCAAGTTGGTGCGTGGATTGTCTAAGTTGCTGGTTGATACAATATCTATCCCTGAAATAAtctgaaactcaaaaatcaaatgatgtTCTTTTCTATACAGGGTGACTGGTACATAAACGTGAATATTGAAATACGTTGTTCTAGAGCTCACTTGTAATTGATTAAGCTAAATATGCCTTATAGAAAAgtgaataatttagaaaatatttaaattttttgctttttgtaCAATTCAGTACATACTCTTACAAATCTTGAAATTTAGAGAGTAATAATAGTTTCTTTGGCAATGTATCGACTTCTCTGGATAGATTACATCCTAATACACATTTAAAGTCAAGAAATACTGTAAATATTTCGATGGTTTAAATATACAGGAAGTGAAATATTcggtttttaagttaattttcaaacaaagTGTTTATTCATGAGCgtctatttcaaaatttcgatGATACATTCAGCAtacaaattattgtaaaaacttcTCTGTTTTGTTACCTTTCGAATGAGGTATGAAGCATGGCAAAATGTCTTTCCAGTTAACCAATAATAAGATAACAATTGGTGCGAGCACAATTTTGACAACCTACCCAATgtgaataaaattcaaaatcgatTACACCTGCGGTTGAAATTCAATTCATTAATGGTTAACAACCATcggttaaacaattttttgcgTTTTGGCAGTAAGCCATGGAATTTAGACATCGAGAATATCAGCAACGCTATCCAAATCGACGAATTGCTCATATTAGTGTATTTGGCAATTTAAGAAAAGCCGAACGTGCAGGACGTGCTGGACTTAATGTGGAAGAAGACATTTTGGAAACATTCGATGAAGCACCCACATCCAGAACAAGAAACGTCGCTGCTAATTTGGGGATATCACAATGTTAAGTCTGGTTAACTCTTCGACAAATGGGCAACCATCCTTATCATTACACACCTATCCAGGCACTTGAAGACGGCGATCCTGAACGAAGGATTCAATTTTGCCGGTTTCTTTTAAATGCTGACATTCAGGATGAATATTTCTTGAGAAGGATTTTATGGACCGACGAATCGAAGTTTAAAAGAGAAGGTATAACAAATCTTCATAATTTCCATTATTGGACTGACGAAAATCCACATCTAACGAAGGAAACGAGCaaccaaagaaaatttaatgtgaATGTGTGGATGGGGCTCAttggaaataatttgattGGTCCTCATTTTTTTCCCGATCATTTAAATGGCGCAACGTATGGTGATTttttacataataatttaatagaaatgcTGGACCGTGTACGTTTAGAAAACAGGAATAACATGGTTTTCCAACATGATGGATGCCCTGCGCACTATTCACAAAATGTGCgaaattcattaaatgaattatttcctACCGCTGGATTGGGAGAGGAGGTCCAATTCCATGGCCTGCAAGGAGTCCTGATTTGACGCCCCTAGATTTTTATGTGTGTTGTAGCCGCGTAACTTGCCGCGCTCGTATGACAATTTTTGCGAACATATTTAGTATATTTCAATGCACTtgcaattaattctttttgctCTGGTTCGCTTTTTTGACTAACAGATTTGtgatttgtttcaaaatgccGTTTCACAGACGATGTTCCAGAAATACACTTTTCTGTCACCTTTACTGATCATGCCATATTTCTCTGTCCACCAAGTTTGAAATTCTCTGATACTCTTTCTATTTTGCACTATTTGTTTTTTTGCTGAACTAGCCATATTAAATAACagttaaaatcataaataaaactcaaataaACTTCAAATCAAATATTcactattatttatttatttacacacACGGGGGTAGCAACAGGACACAGTCCCACATAAAAGCTACTCCActgtaatacattttatatactacaataaattgtatgaacagaaaattgaaaatcgatcaattaattaattaatggtcTTAAGCATATGTGATTAAATCAATTCAAGGCAGAACTCAAGCCGCTACAACGTAGGGCGAGCACGGCATTACGAATATTTTGCTTGAAGTTGTGCAGCGTGACGGAGAATATGTCCAACCCAAGACGGTCCACTGTCCTCTCCATGCAAAGTATTGGGGaatttttatacgaatttGTCCGGGCAGTCGGCGCATAGAACAGAAAGTCATAGCCAGAGCGCGGCGAGTTTAGCTTACGCGTCCCCCACCACACGAAACAACTTGTTCGGCAATGGCAGACAGTGGCGTCTGCCACTGTCTGCCTATACTACTGTTCTGTGAGTGGCGTGGTGTTCCCACTGGTTATAACTGTGAACGCGCCCcgtatttgtattttaaagaTCACAAGATCTGTAATATTAGCGACTTACGACGATAAAAATAGGACACGCTAGCCATCAAGAAACTGGCATACACTTGCGTgagaaataaatcaaaaccTAACCATACACCTGTGTACAATACTGAAAGAGTACTAGAAATTTCGTTCTGTGATACACGCTAGTCGCCTTACGGCGACGCCTCTGAACATCGAGGCCCGGATGGGGCGAGTTTTGGAGTCGTTAAGCTAAACTCGCCGCGCTCTGGTCATAGCGCAGCCGACGAGGGGGAACATGCAGATCAATGCGTGAAAGAAGATAGGAAGAATCACAGTAACCTCTGACTAACCTGAACAGAAAGCAGGCATCACTGCAAGTTCTGCGCTGCTGAAGTGTGGGCATATGATACATTTGATAGGCAGATTGGTAATCTGTATGAGGATGCCGGAATTTATAGGAGAGATACTTCAGAAACCTTATCTGAATCCTCTCTATTCTGTTAATGTATGCGTCGTACTGAGGGTTCCAAGCTGTACTGCCGAACGATAAAATACTATTAACGAAAGCAttgtataaagaaataataggtcTAGGGCAGCAAAACGATTCAGAAGAGCGCATTACAAATTCCAGCATCCTATTAGCTCTGGCCACCACTGTGTCAACGTGTTGATCAAACAGTAGTTTGCTATCTAAAGCAATGCCCAGGTCTTTAATAGTGTCAACACGATCCAGTAAGCATGTTTCGCACCggtaatcaaatttaattatgttatgCATAAACAAACTATGCGTCATTAGCAATAAAAACTCGTGATGTAGATTGTAGGAATCACTCGCATTCGCTCGTCATATAATACCTACTTCACACGTTTTCGTAGTGCATCATAATGAATTTTGTGATCAGTGACGTGCCCAAAATATTGTGTCGCGTGCCATTGGTTCGCCATCCCtggcctataataacacccaaatttgcccatcCTGTACAGTGCTCGTCAAAATTATGGAACCGTACAATAAAAGGAaaccaataataattttacaataaatacagATCACGTCAattgatttcattaaaatatatattttaacaccaaatttacttcttattaacactttcgtGTCCGCTCAATATACAATTAGGGTAACGTCAATGGCCGGCATCTCCACTACGTATTGTTATGCCAGGAGCCGCAAGTAATGTCATATAAACGTAAAAATACGTGAGCGGCTCCTCACTGATGACAATATAAAAACGTAAAACTACGTGATCGGTCACgaaagtattaataattaatctatatgttataagttataacaaCGCATTTCGTTTAACtaggtaattaataatttaaagattacttgtaaattttttattatgatgaTAAAATTCAGCATAATAATATACTACATTTATGGACattattgtttcttttaataattttttctcatttctttattatgaAATCTCTACGGATATCATTGATGTTATTCCAATATTGCCATCGTGTTGCATCCTTGAATCCTAATATTGATTGATGGCATGGAGTGTTCCTGGTTGCTTCCCCATCATATTATATTGTTGCCACGTATTAACTCCCGATCGACCCACTTGttcttaaattaatataaaataagtggCATAACAGCCGTTCTATCGAGTGCTTCGAGTCTTCACTGCCTTTTTCATTCTGTTTTCTCATCTTCAGCGCATTTTGATCTCATCGCCTTGAATTGGAGAAGGTGCTTAATGAGATTGACATCACTAAGGATTTTAGAGTGTATCAAATCTTATGATCATAACATACAGAGAAAATGAACGAAGAACAcaagataaaataattattaacacttttttaaacataaatatttatttaatatatatcacaattaaataaaacttaattattcaaaaatattgtatactgattgatgataataatttcaaataaacgaaaaaagaaaaacaaaagaaaaataattgaaatttctcTTTATGATACATgcgtttttataatttttttaatttattttttttatttacttaaccGCTCTCGTTGAGCTTTTATTTCATCTCTCATCGCTTGTGGTAAATCCGTTGTTAGATTTTCatcgaaatatttttcaatttccgttaattcgtccaaaaagaattttttatcgatttttaataattcctcCATATTGGGCGTTGGGTTCAAACCTTCAATATGAAGAGTCCCGGGTTTAGGAATCCAACCAATCGGTGTTTCAATAGCGACATCTTCACCAGCACATCTCCTCATAATCCATTCGATAACTCTCGCGTTGTCTCCGAATCCCGGCCAAAGGAATTTTCCATCTTTCCCTTTTCTGAACCAATTTACGTGGAAAATTTTGGgtaatttttgtgatttctTCTCCATACTCAACCAATGTTCGATATATTTTCCGAAATTGTACCCGAAGAATGGACGCATAGCGAATGGGTCGTGCATAATTGTTTTTCCTTTAAATTCTGCGGCGGAAGTGGCTTCACTTCTTATTGAAGCACCAACGAACACGCCATGTTTCCAATTTAAAGCTTCATAAACTAAAGGAACTCCTTCGGGGCGTCTTCCCCCGAAGAGAATCGCAGAAACTGGGACACCCTCAGGTGCCTCCCAAGCATGATCTAAGATTGGACAATTCACAGCTGGAGAACAAAACCTTGAGTTTCCATGAGatgataaatttttacttcCGGGGGTCCACTCATAACCCAACCAATCGCAAATTTTAAGATGGGTTAAATCGACTTCTTTTTCAAGCCCTTCCCAATAAACACCTCCATCACTTGTTGATGCAACGTTAGTGAAGATTGTGTCTTTTTTGACTGTTTCCATAGCAATTGGGTTTGATTCATGATTCGTTCCGGGGGCTACACCGAAGAATCCGTTTTCTGGGTTGATCGCGCGTAAAACTCCTTCTTTATCGAAACGCATCCAAGCGATATCATCCCCAACGCATTCAACTTTGTAGCCTTTTAAAGTTGGGGTCATCATGGCTAAATTAGTTTTCCCACATTGCGATGGAAAAGCGGCTGTTATGTAGAATTTACAACCATCTGGTCTTGTAAAACCAGAaatctaaagaaaaaattttatgataattatcTTTGGattaatacaacaaaattaccAGCATATGCTCAGCTAGCCATCCTTCTCTTTTAGCGATAGTTGACCCAATTCTTAAAGCAAAACATTTCTTTCCCAGCAACGAATTTCCCCCATATCCACTTCCATAAGAAACGATTTCATTGCAATCGGGGCGATGCATGATCATGGTACGCTCGGGATCGCAAGGCCATAAAGGGTTTTCATGCCTTTCACTTTTTGGGGTGCCAACTGAATGGAGGCATTTTACAAAATCGTTGTTACCTAAGTGTTTCATAACCGCTTGACCCATTCTCGTCATTATCCTCATTGATAAAACGACGTATTCCGAATCGGTTAATTGGATCCCTATTTTTGATAAGGGGGAACCAATCGGCCCCATTGAGTATGGAAGCAAAAACATGGTTCTTCCTTTCATGCAACCAGTAAAGAGTTCTGCAACGGCTTTATCCATGTCATCAGGGGATAACCAGTGTCCTAATTTTGATTGTACACCCGGTTTAGATCTTGGGACGGCATCGTGTTTTTCCTCGGTACAAATAAACGTTTTTGCTTCAACTCTAGCTGTATCTTTTGGATTAGTCCTCGCTAACCAACTAAAAAAGGATtggttaaaaaatgtatttttatttaatttttttttaccaattttCTAATTTAGTGACTTGATTGATAACTCCTTTATCGGCAAGCACTTTAATTAAGTTGTTATTTTCCTCTTCGCTTCCATCGCAAATATGGAGCTTATCCGGACAACATAATTCTACACATTCCTCTACGAAATCTTTGACTTTTTGTGGCAATTGATCAATTTGTCCATGAACGACCGTGAGGGTGCGAACTTGTTGGTTTTGAAGGGTGTTTAAGTACACTTGATGATATTGACTTGGATAAGAGCGAGCTAAGTCGACTAAAATTctaaacgaaaaataaaaatgtaagaataatttttttcaattattaccaATAAAATTCTTCGACGCATCAACtttattattcaaattaaaactaataaaagcGAAATAACAATGGAATcttttaacaacattttttaataaattgataaatttgaaGCGAATAATATTGGTTTATTTATTAGACTCGCCGATAAGTAAcggaattttttattaaataaaattgtggtAAAATTCCCACAAATCTTTTTAGCTTAGCAACAACCTAACACGCCTGCGAGAAACGTCCAATCGCGTTTGGACGCATAGACGAGCCCCTTCTTGACGTCAATCGAAGGTCAAGTGACGACAACATGTTATGTACACaccttatttatttaatatctgTATTGCACGTTTCGAGAAATCGATAAGCCtagatatttttgttattttcgttAGAGCCATGTTTTtggatgaaaaaaaaaatattggcgTGTAacggaaattttatttaaacaagatcGCAAAATGTAAACAAGTTCAAGATATTTACTGAAAtagatttttcaataatgatttttatccGGCACATAAACAAGTTTCAatcaatatttctttttcttgacgattcaatagttaattttagaaCGAGAAATTAGTACTGGAATattctagaaaaaaattaaaacttgaaaatataacataaatttgtcaaaaattgcTTAACACTGGTGTCAGCTTCTAAAAGCGAATATATGGCCGAGTTCCAAtctatatacaggtgtccagaaac
This genomic stretch from Onthophagus taurus isolate NC chromosome 7, IU_Otau_3.0, whole genome shotgun sequence harbors:
- the LOC111413552 gene encoding phosphoenolpyruvate carboxykinase [GTP]-like, yielding MNSNVIRRILVDLARSYPSQYHQVYLNTLQNQQVRTLTVVHGQIDQLPQKVKDFVEECVELCCPDKLHICDGSEEENNNLIKVLADKGVINQVTKLENCWLARTNPKDTARVEAKTFICTEEKHDAVPRSKPGVQSKLGHWLSPDDMDKAVAELFTGCMKGRTMFLLPYSMGPIGSPLSKIGIQLTDSEYVVLSMRIMTRMGQAVMKHLGNNDFVKCLHSVGTPKSERHENPLWPCDPERTMIMHRPDCNEIVSYGSGYGGNSLLGKKCFALRIGSTIAKREGWLAEHMLISGFTRPDGCKFYITAAFPSQCGKTNLAMMTPTLKGYKVECVGDDIAWMRFDKEGVLRAINPENGFFGVAPGTNHESNPIAMETVKKDTIFTNVASTSDGGVYWEGLEKEVDLTHLKICDWLGYEWTPGSKNLSSHGNSRFCSPAVNCPILDHAWEAPEGVPVSAILFGGRRPEGVPLVYEALNWKHGVFVGASIRSEATSAAEFKGKTIMHDPFAMRPFFGYNFGKYIEHWLSMEKKSQKLPKIFHVNWFRKGKDGKFLWPGFGDNARVIEWIMRRCAGEDVAIETPIGWIPKPGTLHIEGLNPTPNMEELLKIDKKFFLDELTEIEKYFDENLTTDLPQAMRDEIKAQRERLSK